The Alkalibacter rhizosphaerae genomic sequence CGGACAGGCTTTTTTTCTTTCCCGTTTCCAGAAACACTTCCAACGCCCGGATCACCCGTTTAATATTATTGGGATGGATCTTCTCCGCCGATTCCGGATCTACTTTACTAAGCTCTTCGTACAAGCGGTCCCGCCCCTTCTCTTCATAAAAGGTTTGGATCTCTTTTCGTACAGTTTCGGAAGGGGGTGTATTGGAAAAAGACCAACCCCGAATCAAGGAATTGACATACAGTCCGGTTCCTCCAACTACTATGGGCAACTTTCCTCTACTGGCAATATCGTCGATGGCCTCTACCGCCAATCGACGATATTGGGCTACGGTAAAAGATTCCCAGGGTTCCACCACATCCATCAAGTGATGCACAATGCCTTGCCGCTCTTCCATGGACGGCTTTGCTGTTCCAATATCCATATGCCGGTATATCTGCATGGAATCTGCGGAGACGATCTCTCCGTTTCGTTGTTTCGCCAATTCTACGGACAATCCGGTTTTACCGGAAGCCGTGGGACCAACGATGATCAGTATGGGTGATTTCACTTTTTTCCCCCTTATGTTACTCTCTTGAACAGTTTTTCCACTCCATATTTGTCCATGGTGACAACAATGGGTCTACCATGGGGGCAAGTGAAGGGAATATCACAAGAGAGCAATTGTTCCAGCATGATGTCTATTTCGTTTTTCGACAGCTTTTGGTTGGCTTTCACCGCTTTCTTGCAAGCCGCCAATATGATCCGTTCCTGCAGGGTCCCGTTTTCCAGCATTTCTTCTTCCAGAATCTTCAAGAGCAGATCGGCAGAGGCCGGTTCTCCCAGCAATACGGGAACACCTCGAAGGGCGATCTGATTGTCTCCGAAGGAGGTGAACTCGAAACCCAGCGAAGCAAAGATATCTTGATTCTCCATCAACAAGACAAACCGATCCGGCGGAAGATCATAGCGCACCGGCATAATGGTCTGTGCATCCACATTCTTATCCCTTTGAGCCCTGGTCATTTTCTCATACAGGATCCGTTCATGAGCTGCATGTTGATCGATCAAGATCAGGGTAGATGCGTCTTTTTCCAACATGACATAGGTGGAGAACAGCTGGCCTAAGAATTTTCCATCCTTTAACAGAAGTGCCAATCGATTTTCCGTTTCTCCCTTTTGCTTTTCGCCTGCTTCTTCCACTACTATTTTCACCGTTTCATATGCCCTGTCCGGTTCGTAGGACGCAACGGGATGAGTATCCGATATGAAACGAAAGGTTTCGACCTGGTCGGATCTCTTTGGATCTTCCCGCAGTTCAAAGGGTGCCGCTTCTTTTGGTTTCATTCCTTCTACTTTTTTTGCGTCAAGATTACTTCTCAAGATCTGTCGGATCCCGTCTTTCAATAGGAGAAGAAACAGGCTTTCGTTATGGACTTGCACTTTGGTCTTGGCCGGATGGATGTTGACGTCCAGCATATGACTGGGCAAGTGGATGTTCAGTACAAAAACAGGATGCTGATTGATCATCAACATGCTGCCATAAGCGTCTTCTATGGCCTTGTTGAACCGGGTTTCGCTGATGTACCGATTATTGATGAATATAAATTGGTGATCCCGATTTCGCTTGGTTTCATAGGGACTTCCCAAATACCCATTCAACTGCAATGGTTCATTCTCATAGGTGGCTTCCATCCATCTCCCCACTTGCTGATTGCCGAAAACACTTTGAAGGACAAGCAAAAGGTCTCCTCTTCCCGGTGTCTTCATATAGGATGACCCGTCTAAAAACAAACCAAAAGAGATCTCTGGGTGGGACATGGACAATACTTGAACCATTCGGATGATTTTTCTGTTTTCATCGTTGCTCTTTTTCAAATGTTTCAATCTTGCGGGTGTATTGTAAAAAAGATCTTCCACCAATATGGATGTCCCCCGTGCCCAGGCTATGGCTTCCTTTTCCTGATGATTCCCGCGATGAGAGTACATGGTCCCCAAACCGTCCTTTCTGGATGACGTTTTGACACGGACACGGGATACGGCTGCGATGCTGGCCAGGGCCTCCCCTCGAAAGCCCAAAGTTTCAAGTTGATCCAAATCTTCCATGGTTTGGATCTTGCTGGTTCCATGACGCGCAAAAGCCAACTCCACATCTTCAAAATCAATGCCCAGTCCATTGTCGGTCACTTCGATTTTTGATTTTCCTCCATCTTCGATGTTGATCGTTATGGCAGTCGCTTTGGCGTCGATGGCATTTTCCACCAATTCTTTCACTACGGCAGATGGATCGACGACGACTTCTCCTGCAGCAATTTTTGCTGCCGTTTGTTCATCCAACAACTGTATTCTCATTCTTTGACCTCTGTGACTCTTTTTTTCAACGCATACAGATAGTTCATGGATTCCATGGGCGTCATTTCATCCAATGGAAGCTGGTCCAGTTCTTCAATGATCTGTTTGTCTTTATAATTGAAGAGATTGACCCGATCCTCCACAATGGGGAGGGTTTGTGCCAGGGACTTGCTTTTTTTTACTTTATCTTCCTTCTGTTCCAGGACCACCAGCAATTCATTGGCCCTTCGGATCACCGGTTCCGGCAATCCAGCCAGTTTTGCCACTTCGATGCCATAGCTTTTATCGGCACTTCCCGACACGATTTTACGCAAAAACAGTACCCCGGTTTCACGCTCCTGTACTTTTATGCAGTAATTTCGCACCCCTTCCTTGACCTCTTCCATTTCGGTCAATTCATGGTAATGGGTGGCAAAAAATGTTTTGCATCCCACGTGGTCCACCAGGTGTTCCACCACAGCCCAAGCGATGCTCAAACCGTCGAATGTGCTGGTTCCCCTACCCACCTCATCCAAAATGACCAGACTGTCTTTTGTGGCATTTTGCAGGATGTTGGAGACTTCACTCATCTCCACCATGAAAGTACTGTGTCCGGAAGCCAAATCATCAGATGCTCCTACTCGGGTGAAAATTCGATCCACCACTCCGATTTTTGCCTGAGCTGCCGGAACAAAACACCCGGTTTGGGCCATAAGGACGATCAGTGCGATTTGGCGTATATACGTCGATTTGCCGGCCATGTTGGGTCCTGTGATGATAATCATTCGGTTGTCCTTCGTATCCACTTCTACGGAGTTGGGAACGAAAGCGTTATTTTCCAACATGGATTCCACTACAGGGTGGCGGCCTTCCACAATGAGGATCTCTTTGCTTTCATCCACTTTTGGGCGAATATAATTGTTTTCAAAGGAAACTTGCGCCAGTGCGTATAAGACGTCCACCTGACTGATGATTTCCGCCGTCGTCTTGATCCGATCCAAACTTTTCAATATTTCACTGCGGATTTCCTGAAAAAGGATGTATTCCAATTCTTCAAGTTTCTGATCTGCTTCCAAGATACTGTTTTCCAGTTCCTTCAATTCCGGCGTAAAGTAGCGTTCGCTGTTGGCCAGGGTCTGTTTCCGAATATAATCCGGTGGAACGGAAGACAAGTTGCTGTTGGTCACTTCGATGTAATATCCAAAAACCTTGTTGTATTTTATTTTCAGGGAGCGGATCCCGCTTTTCTCCCTTTCCCGCTGCTCCATTTTTAACAGCAGATTCTTGCTGTCGGTGGTGATCTCCCGATAATGATCCACTTCCTCATGATATCCATCCCGGATCATGTTGCCTTCTTTTACGGACAAAGGCGGATCGGGATCAATGGAGCGCTCCAACAACTCGCCAATATCTCCCAAATCGTCTAAAGAGCGTATCATTTCTTCCCAAAGTGGAGCATTCAATGCTAGCATCACTTCTTTTATGGGAGGGATCTGATAAATGGAATCTTTCAATGCCAGTAGATCTTTTGCATTGCAGGTCCCCATGGACATTTTCCCCACCAACCGCTTCAGATCATAGATCTGCTCCAGCCGGTTTTTCAATGTATCCCGTTGCATCGGCTGGTCAAAGAGGATCTCCACCGCCTCCAACCGCAGATTGATTTTTTTCGCATCCGTAAGGGGTTCATCCAACCACTGCTTCAATTTTCTGGAACCCATGGATGTCCTGGTTTTATCCAACAATCCCAACAGACTGCCCTTTTTCTCCCCTCCGCGAATGGTTTTCGTCAACTCCAGATTGGAACGGGTGGCATGATCCAAGGCCATGAACTGTCCCACGTCGTAATAGTGGAGGGCATTGACATGCTGCATCACCTGCATTTGGGTTTCTTCAATGTATGCAAGGAGCGCACCGGCTGCTTTCATTGCCAGTTCTCTATTTTCCAATCCCAAACTATGGACGGAATATACGGACATGGCTTGGGCGATCCGGTTTTTCGATCGCTCCAGTTCAAAGTATCGGTTCGGCAATACGTTGATATACCCGTTGCTGGTTCTGCTCAAAGCATCGTTGATTCCTTTATCTTTATAAACCACCGTGTTCATCAACAATTCCGACGGGTTGATTTTTGCGATCTCGTCCAACAGTAATCCTTTGTTTTCATAAATGGAAAACTGGGTCACATAAAATTCTCCGGTGGACAGGTCCACGTAGGCTATACCTGTTTCCAAAACATTTCCGCAAATGCTCATCAGATAATTGTTGCTATGCTCTTTTAAATATTTCCCTTCCGTCATAGTACCGGGAGACAAAACCCGGACGATATCCCGTTTGACGATCCCTTTTGCTTCCTTGGGATCTTCTACTTGTTCACAAATGGCGACCTTGTACCCTTTTTCGATCAGTTTTGCAATATAACTTTCCGCTGCATGATAAGGAACACCGCACATGGGTGCTTTTTCATCCAATCCGCATTCCCGACCCGTCAATGTGATGTCCAGTTCTCTCGAGGCGGTTATGGCATCATCAAAAAACATCTCATAGAAATCGCCCAAGCGAAAAAACAAGATGGCATCTTTGACTTTTTCATGTACTTCCAGATACTGACGCATCATGGGAGTCAACTGTTCCATGTTTTCACCCTTTACTCGATGATCGTTCCGTCCAGACTAAACGTCTTGGCATCGGTGATCTTTACTTTTACGATTTGGCCTACCATGCTTTCATCTCCGGGGAAATTCACCAGCTTTGCTGTTTCTGTTCTCCCGGATACACGGTCCGGATTGTTTTTGCTCAACCCTTCCACCAATACTTCCACTATTTTTCCCAAATACTTTTCATTTTGCGCCCGGCTGATTTCGTGGTGCACCTCCAGCAACCGGTCCATTCGTTGATGCTTGATATCATCAGGAACCTGGTCTTCCCGCTGGCTGGCCGGAGTGAGTTCCCGGGTGGAATACAGAAACGTGAAGGCCAGGTCGAAGGAACAAAGACGCATCAGATCCAGCGTCTCTTCAAAATCATCTTCCGTCTCACCGGGAAACCCGATGATGATATCGGTAGTTATGGCGACTTCCGGTACTTCTTTCCTGATTTTTTCAACCAGTTGCAAATATTGTTCCTTGGTGTACTTTCGGTTCATTTCCCGGAGCACTTTACTGCTTCCCGACTGCACGGGCAAATGCACATGGTTGCAAACTTTCTTTTCTTCCGCAATGACGCGGATCAAATCATCGGACAGATCTTTGGGATGGGATGTCATAAAACGGATCCTCTCCAATCCCTCCACGTTGGCCAATCGGGTCAATAGCTCGGAAAATGTCGCAGGTTCCTCCAGGGAATCTCCATAGGAATTGACATTTTGTCCAAGAAGGGTCACTTCCTTGCAGCCATTGGCTGCAAGAGCTTCCACTTCCAGTATGATGCTTTCCATCTTTCTGCTTCTCTCTCTCCCTCTGGTATAAGGAACGATGCAATAGCTGCAGAAATTGTTGCAGCCGTGCATGATGGATACATACGCTTTGAAGGGATAACGGTGATCGACCGGAAGGTTTTCCACGATGTCCGCACCATCCTTCCAAACGTCTACGATCATTTCCTCTTTCTCGAGATGTTGATCCAGCAGTTGTGGAAACTCATGGATGTTATGGGTCCCAAAAATGATGTCTACGTGGCGATGTCTGCTTTTGACCTCCATGATCACGGATTCCTGCTGCATCATGCATCCACAAACGCATAAAACCATCTTCGGATTTGTTTCCTTCAGCCTTTTGAAATAGCCCAAATGTCCAAAAAATTTGTCGTTTGCATTTTCCCGCACACTGCATGTATTCAAAATGACGAGATCTGCTTCTTTTTCATCCACTACCGGCAAGTGACCCAGATTTTTCAACATCCCGGAAATTTTTTCCGAGTCATTTTCGTTCATCTGGCAACCATATGTTGTTATCTTGAATTTCATTATATCTTCACCTCTTGTTATTCGTTCACAAAGAGATATTATATCATATTCCCTTGCCGATCCCACATCTTACTTTGGAACCAAGGATTTTTTCATTGCGGCGATATGTTCCTTCACCGATGCAAGATCCACATCTTGCTTGCTTTCCAGCAGATCCATGACCTCGATCAGATCCTTGATGGCATCTTCCACGCTGTCGTCCTGGATCTCCGGAACCAGATCTTCCTCGTGGATCACACCATTGCTTTCCAACAATTCAATAGTGTCTCCCATGGCTGGCACCAACACATCGATACGAAACCGATTGGACAAAACCCCTTGCAGATGATAGATGGAATCTTCTTCTCCATGGACCAATACGATTTTTCTGGGGATCTCTTTGTTTCCTTCGATCCAGGATACAATGTCATCCATGTCCCCATGGGACGAAAATCCTTCCACCGAATATATGCCGCTCTTTACGGCTATTTCTTCGCCAAATACCCGCACCTTTTCATTCCCGCTTTTGATGCGATGGCCCAAGGTTCCAGGAGCTTGATATCCCACGAATACGACGGAGGATTCTTTTCTCCACAAATTGTGTTTTAAATGATGCTTGATCCTTCCTGCTTCACACATGCCGCTGGCGGAAATAATGATCTTGCTCTTCTGATCTTCATTGATGGCCTTGGATTCATCGCTGGTCAATGTAAAATGAAGATTTTCAAAGAGCAAGGGATCGTCTCCTTTAGCGATTTTTGAGGTTGCTTCCTTGTCAAAGAGTTTGCAGTTTCTGCGAAAGATCTCGGTGGCTTTTATCGCAAGAGGACTGTCCACATATACAGGGATGTTTTCGAATTCGCCAAGGAGTCCGTTTTCCTTGTATTCATTGATATCGTATAGCACTTCCTGGGTCCGGCCTACGGCAAATGACGGAATGACCACATTTCCACCCATACGGGCGGATCTCTTGATGATCTCCAACAAGTCGACGCCATTGTCTTTTTTCTCTCCATGGGTTCGATTCCCGTAGGTGGATTCCACCACCAGATAGTCCACTCGTTCCAAAACTGCGGGATCTTTCAGGATCGGCATGTTGTTGGATCCCAAATCCCCGGTAAACAAGTATACATTCCATTTCTCTTCTTCCAAAACAGAAATTTCGACGAAAGCAGAACCAAGCATGTGCCCTGAATTGATGAGACGAACTTTCAACCCTTCGTCGATGACCACCGTTTCTCCATAGTTTACTCCTTCAAAGTTCTTTAACGCTTGGAGGGCATCCTGGACCGTATACATGGGCTCGATCTCCTCCAGGCCTTTACGTACCCGTTTTTTATTTTTCCATTCCGCTTCCATTTCCTGAATGAAGCCACTGTCTTCCAGCATGATTCCGCATAATTCCTCGGTGGCGGTATTGGTGTATATCTTCCCCTTGAATCCCTCTTTTACCAGCTTGGGGATCCGGCCCGAGTGATCGATGTGGGCATGGGTCAATAGCATAAAATCCAAATCTTGGGGATTGAACGGAAATGGTTGATAGTTCAATTCGTCCAGCTGCTTGCCTCCTTGAAACATGCCGCAATCCACCAAAAATCGTTTCTTTTCGGTTTCACATAGAAAACAAGAACCTGTTACCATTTGTGCCGCTCCGTAAAATGAGATTTTCATGAATACACTCCCTTTTTTGTTTTATTGATTGACAAGGTCTTTCAGATGTTGTATATTATTATTTGTCACTATTGCGAGGTGTAGCGCAGTTTGGTAGCGCACATGGTTTGGGACCATGGGGCCGGGGGTTCAAATCCCTCCACCTCGACCATTTTTTTATAGCTTCCATCAACACATGGGGGCCTTTAGCTCAGTTGGTTAGAGCAACCGGCTCATAACCGGTAGGTCCTGGGTTCGAGTCCCTGAAGGCCCACCATTTATTTTTTTTCATTACAAGCCCAAGTAGCTCAGTCGGTAGAGCAGAGGACTGAAAATCCTCGTGTCGGTGGTTCGATTCCGCCCTTGGGCACCACTTTCAACAATTCAATGCAAAACCGTCAAATGAAAGAACCTAAAATGGTTCTTTTTTTGTGGTTGGACTGCTATTTGGATGAAAAAAATATAAAAAGAAGGTGGTTGCAGGCAACCACCTTTTTAATTACTCTTGATCGAAGAGGTCTCCGAACAGCTCGCCTATGGTATTTTCTGCCTTGTCTTCATAAACCGTTTCGTTGGCTTCCACTTCTTTTACCGGTTCCTGAAGCATGGACTTCAAGCTCAAGGAAATCTTTCGCTTTTCATCGTCGATACCAATGATCTTAACAGTGATCTGATCACCTGGCTTGAGCACGCTTTCCACTTTATCCACTTTTTCATGAGCCAGTTCGGAAATGTGGATCAGCCCCTCCACTTCATCGATAATTCTTGCAAAAGCTCCGAATGGTGCGATTCGAGTAATGGTAACATCCACTTCCATTCCGGTTTTGTAATTCTTTGCAAACTCGATCCAGGGTTCATCCGTCAAATCTTTGATGCTCATTTTGATTTTGTATTCTTCCTTGTTGATCTCTGTAATGACGGCGGTGATCTCATCGCCTAATTTATAAAGATCGGAAGGATGATTGATCCTCTTCCAGGAAAGGTCGGATACGTGAATAAAACCATCAATGGGTCCGATTTTCACGAAAATTCCGAAGTTGGTGATGGATTTGATGGGTCCGGTCAATTGTTGGCCCACTTCCACCGATTGAATGAAAGATTCCTTTTGTTCGGCTTCCATTGCTTTCTTTTCCTTGAATTCTCTCTCCAGAACGATCCGCTGGGAGAATATGATGCGATTTTTTCTTTTGTCGAATTCGATGATCTCTCCTCGAACATTTTTGCCAACCAAAGAATCCAGATCCTTGATGTATCGCATGTGATACTGAGAAGCCGGCATAAATGCCTGACCCAGTCCCAAATCGACGATCAATCCGCCTTTGACGGACTTGATTACGACACCTTCCAGAATTTGTTTTTCTTCAAAAGCAACATACAATTCTTCTGCAGCTTTCTTTTGCGCCATCTTCCGCTTCGAAACGACGACATTTCCATTTCCGTCGTTCAGATTGACGACCATGACTTCGATCTCATCTCCGATGGATACTTCTTTGGAAAGATCTTCTACATCTTCACCAAATTCATCCCTTGTCAGCAGCGCGTCCGATTTATAATTAATGTTCAGGTACACTTCATCTCTGCTTGCTGATAAAACAGTACCTGCCACTACGCTTCCTCTGCCTAGTTTTCGGAAACTTTCCTCGTAGGACGCTTCCATTTCTGAATCTTTTAACATTTCTTCAAACGATTTCGTCATCTTATTG encodes the following:
- the miaB gene encoding tRNA (N6-isopentenyl adenosine(37)-C2)-methylthiotransferase MiaB; translated protein: MKFKITTYGCQMNENDSEKISGMLKNLGHLPVVDEKEADLVILNTCSVRENANDKFFGHLGYFKRLKETNPKMVLCVCGCMMQQESVIMEVKSRHRHVDIIFGTHNIHEFPQLLDQHLEKEEMIVDVWKDGADIVENLPVDHRYPFKAYVSIMHGCNNFCSYCIVPYTRGRERSRKMESIILEVEALAANGCKEVTLLGQNVNSYGDSLEEPATFSELLTRLANVEGLERIRFMTSHPKDLSDDLIRVIAEEKKVCNHVHLPVQSGSSKVLREMNRKYTKEQYLQLVEKIRKEVPEVAITTDIIIGFPGETEDDFEETLDLMRLCSFDLAFTFLYSTRELTPASQREDQVPDDIKHQRMDRLLEVHHEISRAQNEKYLGKIVEVLVEGLSKNNPDRVSGRTETAKLVNFPGDESMVGQIVKVKITDAKTFSLDGTIIE
- the miaA gene encoding tRNA (adenosine(37)-N6)-dimethylallyltransferase MiaA — encoded protein: MKSPILIIVGPTASGKTGLSVELAKQRNGEIVSADSMQIYRHMDIGTAKPSMEERQGIVHHLMDVVEPWESFTVAQYRRLAVEAIDDIASRGKLPIVVGGTGLYVNSLIRGWSFSNTPPSETVRKEIQTFYEEKGRDRLYEELSKVDPESAEKIHPNNIKRVIRALEVFLETGKKKSLSDAQSTDLPIPFDHTLVGLTMGRDRLYRRIEERIDIMIQQGLLQEVRQLVEMGADRNWQSMQGLGYKEILAYLDGESTWDEALYLLKRDTRRYAKRQWTWFRRLEEIHWIDMDALVDPEEAMVQIVEYMNKKD
- the mutS gene encoding DNA mismatch repair protein MutS, coding for MEQLTPMMRQYLEVHEKVKDAILFFRLGDFYEMFFDDAITASRELDITLTGRECGLDEKAPMCGVPYHAAESYIAKLIEKGYKVAICEQVEDPKEAKGIVKRDIVRVLSPGTMTEGKYLKEHSNNYLMSICGNVLETGIAYVDLSTGEFYVTQFSIYENKGLLLDEIAKINPSELLMNTVVYKDKGINDALSRTSNGYINVLPNRYFELERSKNRIAQAMSVYSVHSLGLENRELAMKAAGALLAYIEETQMQVMQHVNALHYYDVGQFMALDHATRSNLELTKTIRGGEKKGSLLGLLDKTRTSMGSRKLKQWLDEPLTDAKKINLRLEAVEILFDQPMQRDTLKNRLEQIYDLKRLVGKMSMGTCNAKDLLALKDSIYQIPPIKEVMLALNAPLWEEMIRSLDDLGDIGELLERSIDPDPPLSVKEGNMIRDGYHEEVDHYREITTDSKNLLLKMEQREREKSGIRSLKIKYNKVFGYYIEVTNSNLSSVPPDYIRKQTLANSERYFTPELKELENSILEADQKLEELEYILFQEIRSEILKSLDRIKTTAEIISQVDVLYALAQVSFENNYIRPKVDESKEILIVEGRHPVVESMLENNAFVPNSVEVDTKDNRMIIITGPNMAGKSTYIRQIALIVLMAQTGCFVPAAQAKIGVVDRIFTRVGASDDLASGHSTFMVEMSEVSNILQNATKDSLVILDEVGRGTSTFDGLSIAWAVVEHLVDHVGCKTFFATHYHELTEMEEVKEGVRNYCIKVQERETGVLFLRKIVSGSADKSYGIEVAKLAGLPEPVIRRANELLVVLEQKEDKVKKSKSLAQTLPIVEDRVNLFNYKDKQIIEELDQLPLDEMTPMESMNYLYALKKRVTEVKE
- a CDS encoding MBL fold metallo-hydrolase RNA specificity domain-containing protein, with product MKISFYGAAQMVTGSCFLCETEKKRFLVDCGMFQGGKQLDELNYQPFPFNPQDLDFMLLTHAHIDHSGRIPKLVKEGFKGKIYTNTATEELCGIMLEDSGFIQEMEAEWKNKKRVRKGLEEIEPMYTVQDALQALKNFEGVNYGETVVIDEGLKVRLINSGHMLGSAFVEISVLEEEKWNVYLFTGDLGSNNMPILKDPAVLERVDYLVVESTYGNRTHGEKKDNGVDLLEIIKRSARMGGNVVIPSFAVGRTQEVLYDINEYKENGLLGEFENIPVYVDSPLAIKATEIFRRNCKLFDKEATSKIAKGDDPLLFENLHFTLTSDESKAINEDQKSKIIISASGMCEAGRIKHHLKHNLWRKESSVVFVGYQAPGTLGHRIKSGNEKVRVFGEEIAVKSGIYSVEGFSSHGDMDDIVSWIEGNKEIPRKIVLVHGEEDSIYHLQGVLSNRFRIDVLVPAMGDTIELLESNGVIHEEDLVPEIQDDSVEDAIKDLIEVMDLLESKQDVDLASVKEHIAAMKKSLVPK
- the mutL gene encoding DNA mismatch repair endonuclease MutL, producing the protein MRIQLLDEQTAAKIAAGEVVVDPSAVVKELVENAIDAKATAITINIEDGGKSKIEVTDNGLGIDFEDVELAFARHGTSKIQTMEDLDQLETLGFRGEALASIAAVSRVRVKTSSRKDGLGTMYSHRGNHQEKEAIAWARGTSILVEDLFYNTPARLKHLKKSNDENRKIIRMVQVLSMSHPEISFGLFLDGSSYMKTPGRGDLLLVLQSVFGNQQVGRWMEATYENEPLQLNGYLGSPYETKRNRDHQFIFINNRYISETRFNKAIEDAYGSMLMINQHPVFVLNIHLPSHMLDVNIHPAKTKVQVHNESLFLLLLKDGIRQILRSNLDAKKVEGMKPKEAAPFELREDPKRSDQVETFRFISDTHPVASYEPDRAYETVKIVVEEAGEKQKGETENRLALLLKDGKFLGQLFSTYVMLEKDASTLILIDQHAAHERILYEKMTRAQRDKNVDAQTIMPVRYDLPPDRFVLLMENQDIFASLGFEFTSFGDNQIALRGVPVLLGEPASADLLLKILEEEMLENGTLQERIILAACKKAVKANQKLSKNEIDIMLEQLLSCDIPFTCPHGRPIVVTMDKYGVEKLFKRVT
- a CDS encoding bifunctional 4-hydroxy-3-methylbut-2-enyl diphosphate reductase/30S ribosomal protein S1 encodes the protein MEIILAKSAGYCFGVNQAVEMVEEALLKNEEAIYTLGPLIHNRQVTDELDRRGAHIISDVEGIKNGIIAVRSHGVGEDIMSAIKDGGNRLIDATCPYVKKIHKRVNEYHKKGYQIFIIGDADHPEVIGINGWCNYEGIILGNKNSVPRTAKYDKICVVAQTTMNLGVFHEISQEILRIYPEAVILNTICNATKTRQEETAALAAKADCMVVIGGLHSSNTVKLAEISRAHCKKTLHIETAAELDLNDIKTCDIIGITAGASTPHWIIKEVINKMTKSFEEMLKDSEMEASYEESFRKLGRGSVVAGTVLSASRDEVYLNINYKSDALLTRDEFGEDVEDLSKEVSIGDEIEVMVVNLNDGNGNVVVSKRKMAQKKAAEELYVAFEEKQILEGVVIKSVKGGLIVDLGLGQAFMPASQYHMRYIKDLDSLVGKNVRGEIIEFDKRKNRIIFSQRIVLEREFKEKKAMEAEQKESFIQSVEVGQQLTGPIKSITNFGIFVKIGPIDGFIHVSDLSWKRINHPSDLYKLGDEITAVITEINKEEYKIKMSIKDLTDEPWIEFAKNYKTGMEVDVTITRIAPFGAFARIIDEVEGLIHISELAHEKVDKVESVLKPGDQITVKIIGIDDEKRKISLSLKSMLQEPVKEVEANETVYEDKAENTIGELFGDLFDQE